From the genome of Longispora fulva:
GAACCCGCAGGCCGGCCCGACTCGCCTGGAACACCGTGAACCCCACCCGGTCGAACCGCAGACGCGTGCCCGTCGCGGCGATCCTTGTCGCGTTCAGCATCGACCCCGTTCTCGCACCCAGCCCAACCGCGCCCGCTGGCCCACCCTCGGTCGGCCCACCTCCGGCGGAAGGCACCCCCTCTATGCGCAGTCCGGCATCACCAGCCTGAGCATCGAATCCCAACCCGGTGATCCGGTAGCGTATGAGGCTGCATCACAGGCCGGCTACTACCGCTCTCGGGACTACAAGACCATCGCCCGCGACGCCTGCGGCTTCTGAAACCCCGTCAACCAGCGGCTACGAACACGCTGCGCGACCACCCGACGAGCCCCGAGGACACCTCTCCGGCCGGAGGCTATCGTCTTGATCATGAAGCTTGACGCGGTACTGCTCTGGGTGCACGGCGGCGGTTGGCAGCACGTGGACAACGTGGATGTCAGCGTGTTCGAGCGGCTGGGCATGACGGTGAAACACGCGAAGTACCGGCTGGCCCCGCATCACGTGTGGCCGGCCCAGCTCGACGATGTGCGGGCCGAGGCCCGGGCCGCCCGTGAGGCCGGCAAGCCCCTGGTTCTCGCCGGCAACTCCTCCGGCGCGCACCTGGCCCTGCACGTCGGGCTGCGAGGGGTGGACGAGCCCGGGGACGTGGCCGCGGTACTGGCCTTTCAGGCCCCGGTCGATCCGGTCAGCCCGGACTGGCCGCAGCCGTTGGGCCCACGCAGTTCCTGGACGAAGCTGCTCGGCCGGGTGCCCGCTGCAGACGACCCGGAAACGATAGCGTCCGGGGTGCTGCCACATGTGGGCGGCAGCACGCCAGTGCTGGTGGTACACGCCTTCGACGACGCGATCATCCCGCCGAGCCAGGCAGTGCGGCTGGCGGACGCGCTCATCGCGGCCGGACATCCGACCCATGTCACGATCACCGACGGCGGGCACACCGACTTCGACCCGGGCCGGGCCGACATCGCCGGGACCATCGCCCGGTTCCTGTCAGTCCGACTCGGCGGGACCAACTGACCACCACCACGCAGGTCAGGCCCAGCCTAGACACCAGAATTGACCACAGACAATCGCGGGCACCATAGCCCGACGAACCCGACCCCCACCAACTTCGAAGAGCCGCCATACGCCGACGGGCCTGGTTCGCCGACCATCTGGTCGACAAACCAGGCCCGCACGGCAATCACGCCCACTAACAGCTCGTCATGGGGCGGCCAGTGACTAGTCCGTGACGCAGGTGCTGGGTACGTAACCGTCTCGCACGCCATCCGGGCGGCCGAGGGGAAGGACGTCCACGGGAATCCAGCCATTCGCGATAACCCCGTTGGAACACAACCTGTAGGTGTTTCCCACGATGATGGGCCAGCAGCTCAGGTACTCACCCCTGACAGCCACCTTGACGACAGAATAATTCGTGCCAGCGCCGGTGTACACATTGACAGCGGCGGTGTTGACCCTCACGTAGCCGTAGTCGACACAGCGCCCACCGATCATCAGGGTCTGCGACGAGGCGGCTTCCGGTGTCGTGGCCGCGCTGGCGCTAGCAGGAGCCACCACCGCGGCGAATAGCGCTGCTCCTACGGCAACAGCGGCGCACAGCTTCTTCTTCATTGCGTCTCCTTCGTTGTTGGCGCGTCCTGTGTGGCGACGCCGGCGGGCGAAGCACCTCGTGTGCTTCGCACGGGACCTCGACTGAGCCAGGACAGCACCGAACTGGTGTTCACCCACCCTGTCCACGTTCGCCGGAAACGACCAGCGACAACCTCTACTGACACCTCTACACTCGAGGGTTGTCACCGGTCGAAAGGCCGGAAATGCGGTCGACGGGGGGCCTGTGGACGAGACGTTCGGCGAACTCCTCCGCGCTCACCGCCACGAAGCGGGTCTCACCCAGGAGGGACTGGCGGAGCGTTCGTCACTCAGCGCGCAGGCCATCGGTTCCCTCGAACGCGGCGACCGGCGGTTCCCCCGCCGCGAGACGGTGCTGCGCCTCGCCCGCGCACTGCGCCTGTCCCCGGACCAGGTGTCCGTGTTGGTCGCCGCCACCACCCGCCGTGCAGCCGCCACCCCGCCGCCTGCCCCGGTAGAGCAGCGGACGTGGTGGGTCGCGCCACGGCAGCTGCCTCCCCGACTACCTGGCTTCACCGGTCGCGCGGACCTGCTCGCGGCCGTCAGCGACCACCTCATGGCATCGGCGGGAGTGGCGGTGGTGGCCATCTCCGGCATGGGCGGGGCGGGGAAGACCTCCGCGGCCGTGGAGATCGCATACCGGGTGGCCGACGAGTTCCCCGACGGGCATCTGTTCGTCGACCTCGGCGGGGACGTGCGCGCGGGCGACACCGGGCCGTCGGTGCGCCTGGCCTTGGCGCACCTCCTGAGCGCACTCGACCTCGGCACCGGACCCGTCGACGACGTCGAGGAGGCCTCAGCTCGCTACCGGTCAGGGGTGGTGGGACGGCGGGTGCTCCTCGTGTTGGACAACGCCGCGTCCACCGCCCAGATCCTGCCGCTGCTGCCGACGGGCGCCGGATCCGCCGTGTTGGTCACCAGCCGCCGCAACCTCGTGTCCCTGCCCGGCGCACGGCACGAGCAGCTCGGCATGCTGAGCGAGGCCGAAGGCGTCGACCTGCTCGCCCGGATCGCCGGCAGACGCCGCGTCGAGGCCGAGCCCGATGCCGCGGCGGCGGTCGTGCACCGATGTGGAGGACTGCCGCTGGCCGTACACCTCGTCGGGGCACGACTGGCGACGCGACCGGCATGGACGGTGGCCCACGTCGCTGCGCTGCTGGCCGACGAGGAGACCCGCCTCGACCAGTTGGAGGCCGAGGATGTGGCCGTCCGCGTCAGCGTGGGCGGCTCGGTCAACCACCTGGCCACCAGCGCCGACCCGCGCGACCGCGAGGCGGCAAACGCGTACCCACTGCTCGGCCTGCTGGAAGGCCCCGAACTAGACGTCGCCGTCGTCGGACACCTGTTCGGCCTGAACGAGCGCGCGGCCGCACGGGTGCTCGACAGGCTGGCGGACATGCACCTGGTCGAGGCGCGGGAACCCGGCCGATACCGGATCCACGACCTGCTGCGGGCGTACGTGCGAGAGGCCCTGTCCACGCCGTCGCACGACCTCGCGCGGAGCGCGGCGACGATCCGGCTCCTGGAGTTCTACGCCGCTGCGGCCTGGCGCGCCCAGCGGCTGCTGTACCCGCTCAGTGTTCGCTCGACGTGGGCCGACGACCGGTGGGAGGCGACGTCACCCCCGTTCCACGACTCCGGCGAAGCTGTGCAATGGCTGCACCGCGAACACATGTCCTTCATCCCCCTCCTAACGCGGGCCCGAGCCGACGCCACAGTGCCACAGGAGCTACTGGTGCGGCTCGCGGTGCCACTATTCGGCTACTACGTGGGCCGCGGCCTCGACGAGGACTGGGTCCGGGCGTGCGAGATCGCCCGCGACGCCGCGCAGGAGGGAACCGACCGGTCGCCGAAGCCCTCGCCCTCATGGACCACGGAATCGCGACAGTCAGCCGCGACCGGGCCGGTGACGGGCTCGCCGCGGGAATCAAGCTGGTGGAGTGCGGCCACTCCCGGTTCGTCGCAGCGGGGCACCGCGCGGGACAGGCGATGTGCCTGACCAACCTGTGCCATCTGTTCGAGGCGCGCGGGGACATCCGCTCCGCGATCGACTGCGGAGAACGCGGCCTGAGCATCGTCGCCGAGTTGGACGACCCGGTGGCCCAGGCCGCCGCGCACGAGAACCTCGGCATGCTGATGCGCCGGGTCGGCGATGCCGCTCGTGCGGCCGTTCACTTCGAGCGGTGCTTCGCCTTGTCCGAGGGTGCGGGGTTCGAACGCGGCACCGCGAGTGCCCTGCGCCTGCTCGCGCTGGGGTGGGCGGACACCGGCCGCAACGACGACGCGGTCAAAGCTCTGGAGCGCAGCGCGCATATCACCGGCCGGATCGGTGACGGGCTCGGCGAGGCCACCGCCCGCCGCGACCTCGGCGACCTGCTGCTGTCGATGGGGGACGTGCGGGGAGGGACCGACGAGCTGCGTGCGGCGCTGGCCCTCGCCCAACGCCACGGGGGCCACGCCCTGGCGTCGGAGATCCACGAACTGCTGGCAGACAGCCTGGCCCTCGCCTTCCCGCTCGAGCACCGCAGTTGACGGGACGACGAATCGTCGCGCGCGGGCCGCGCAGATTGCCGAGACCGATCAGCCGGCTCTCCGAGCCGCGTGCCGTCTGAGAACAGCGAGCCCATGATTGGCTTTGCACTGCAGGCGTGGGGACGTCGAAAGGCAGACCCTTCGCCAAGCGAGGCAAGAGCGTGAGCTTCGCGCCAGGCGGGACCGGTGGCTGATCACGCTGCGGTTTGTGGAGCGGTCGGACCTGGCAGAGACGTGCCGGTGGCGACGTCGCGCGGAAGCTAGACCCTCCTGCGGGAGCGCCGACTCGTCATCAGTCCGGGCGGCTTCGCGTCAGCGGCCAGAGCGGTGGGAGAGCGAAGTCCAAACGCGGCAGTTTGATCTGCACCCCATGCTTTGTGTACCGCCTGGTAGGCCACGGAGTAGCCGGCGAGTGCGGCTGCGAGCTGCTCGGCTAGGTCGCGGACGCGACCTTCCTGTCGAACCGCCACCTCCACCAGTGTTACGTTGGTGGCCGCAGCCGCCTTGGCGATCTTCGTGGCATCGACATCAGGTGTGGCAGTCACGGTGCACCTTCCGATGTATCTGCTGGCGGACCCTGTCGGGGGCTTCTCATTGGAGCGCCGCCAGGACGGCGGCTGTGACCATGAACGGGCCAAAGGGAATGCTCGTAACCACCGTTCCGCCCCGAAGCATCAACGCGACAGCTAGTGGCGTGGCCAGCACGTACGGGGCGAGGATGCCGATGGTCAACGGGACGGGACCGAGGGCGCCAAGTCCTACGCCAAGGATAGCGGCGAGCCGTACATCTCCCAGCCCGACCTGAGCTCTGCTTACCCAGGACGCGGCCAGGTAGAGCCCGCCGTACAGCAGGCTGCCGAACACCGAGGCGGTGACAAGCCGCCTGCCGTCGGGGGTCAGGAAAGAGGTGACCCCGATCAGCCCCGTGGTGACGAAGGCTGTCGCGGCAAGGATCGGGGTGGGCAGGCGGTATACGGCGAGGTCGATCTGCGCCAGGATCAGGCCCACGCCGGCGAGTACGAGCCATGCCGCCAAGACGCACATTTCAGACGGCCGGTTGGTTGGCAGCCGCCACGCCAGCAGGCCGCATCCGACCGCCGCGCACACCGCGCCCGCAACGGCGTCCTCGGTGTTTGACATCGTGCACGGCTGCGGGCAGGTGGCCGGCCCCGCCCATCCACGCGGGCCGCGCCTGTAGCTGGCCCCGCACCAGCCGCATGCGGGCCGTGCGTGCGCGGGTGATGACACCGCCCAGCGGTAGACGATCCGAGGCGCCGCCGCCCCGAGGTATGCCCCCACCGTGCACGCGATGGCCACGTCGAGCAAACTCACGGCGATCCCGTCACCGGACGATGCAGCGTGTTGATTGTGCGTTCATGCCGCGAGGTAGCCGTCGGCGAGCAGGATTCGCCATTGCTCGAGGTGGTCGACGAAGTCGCGCACGATCGCGATCAACGCCGTGCCCGACTCGGTGAGCTCGTAGTAGGCGCCGTGGGCGTCGGCCTGCTGGCGGACGTAGCCGTCGAGCACGAGGTGTCGAATAGCGTCGCCGAAAGTCTTGCTGTGCGGGCGCGGGGTGATGTCGTGCAGCAGGGCCGTCCACCGGGCATGGCCTGATTCCAGGGCGGTGAGGATCTCCAGAGTGCACCGCCGGTGCACCAGATCGAACACGTCATCGAAGTCACGAACGTTCACACTTGCCTCCAGGCGGGGAAGTCGTAGGCTCACCAGCCCAACACATCGACCGCCCGGTTTCCACCAAGTGCGACTTCACAAAGTCGCGCTTTGCAAAGTGCCACTTGACCAGGTGGAACTTTCTGGTCAACTCCGGAATTGGGAGCGCACGATGTGGCGACGCACGGCATATCTGTGACCCCCGTAAGTACTCGCTCCGCAGGCGCCGTGCACCGGCGGCCGGCCGATGTGCGCACACCGGCCGGCCGCCCACCTCCCGCACCCGCCGCTCGCCCTGCCCACGCCCGACACGAGCCAGACGTCGAACACATGGTCAGGCGCGAGCACCCGCGTTGAAAGGAGCGGACATGTCCATCGTTCCATCTCCACAAGGAGCACGTTAGTGCCGCGAGGAAGCCATCGTCGGGGAGGGAGCGCACCCGCGTCCACAGGTAGCACTGGGCATTCATCAGCTCGGGCGACATCTGCACTGGACTACCCCGCGCCCGCGGGAAGCACACGGCGACAAGTCGAGCAAGGCCCTGGCGCTCCCGCGGCTGCGGGGGTGGTCCCAACGCGCCGACGGTCTGGCGGAACCGGTGACATGCTCCCCCGCGCCGTAGAGATGGCGGCCACTTGGCGGTGGCAAGGGTCGATCGGCCTCACGCGGCGGTGGCAGCGCCGGGCGCAGCGCCGGATGCGCCCGCTCCCAGGCGGCCCGCACACCCTTCGGGAGGACGAGCCGGGGCCACAGCCTCAAAAGCGTGTCCCGGTTCAGGAAGGTGTCCAGGTCGTCGTAGCAGGCGGCCTCGCGCAGCACGTTCTGGTTCATGGACCGCAGCCTGTAGTCGCTGGACAGGTCGAAGGTCCGCTCGGGCTGCCAGTAGATGTAGATCGGCAGCTCCACGACGCCCTCGGTGGGCTGAGCTGCACGAGTACTTTCCGAACCCGGAGAAGTACCTGCTCGCGGTGTGGTTGCAGCACGACACCGGCGGCGGCGACCGGCCGCTGCGCACCGGGGACGGCGAGCCGCTGGGCCTCGACGAGCTGCCCGGCAAACTCAGCGAACTGCTCCGGGAGCTGGCGTCGGCGAGCCTGGAGGCGCTCGGCGAGCTGACCATCGAGTTCGTGCTGCCCGACGAGCTGCTCAGCCACCCGGTCGACCAGTGGGAGGTGACCCCGATGGGGTTCTCCCGGGAGCTGGGGATGGAGTACCCGGTGGTGGTCCGCAGCCTGGAGCGGGTCCGCAACTCCCTCACCCGGGGCCGGTGGAGGCGCCGCTGGTCGTGGCTGCAGCGCAACGGCGCGCACGACTCCGCCGTGCAGTGGCTGCACCTCGGAGCCGTCGACCAGGCCAGCAGGTCAACCAACGTGCGCCCGAAGGGGCTCGAACCCCAACCTTCTGATCCGAAGCATTCCAGGTCCAAAATGGACCTACCACCCTTTGACCTGTGGAAACGCAGCTCTTCACGTCGTATTCAAGCGCTGTTTTCGGCCCGCGTTGCTCCGTTGTTGCTCCCGCGCTTGACCCACTCCGCATTAGACAACATGAGCCGCCACCCATCGGGAGTCCGCGTCCACCGCAGAGCGCACGTCACGCAAGCTCAATCCCATACACCGAACAACTCGGGCAAATCGCCGATCGGGGTCGTGCAACACGTAACGCGGCCAGCGACCCCGAACTAATCGCCGTCTCTGGCTGGAGAACGCCAAGTCCATACTGCGGCCCGTAGAATCGCCAAGAGTTAGATGGCCGCACGTAGCTCCCCAAAATGTGCGCACGACGCCAGAGCAATGCGCCGACGAGTCCAAGCACAAGGAAGATCAATTCGAAGTGGGTCCAAGAAATCTTCACCCCGGCGCGCCCTTCGATCACCGACGCAGGCTGAAATGCAACTGAATGAACTGGCCCCTCCGGGGCCGTAGAGGCCCAGGTCACCAAGTGTCGGCCCCGCGCTCGCGGGGA
Proteins encoded in this window:
- a CDS encoding peptidase A24 — protein: MSNTEDAVAGAVCAAVGCGLLAWRLPTNRPSEMCVLAAWLVLAGVGLILAQIDLAVYRLPTPILAATAFVTTGLIGVTSFLTPDGRRLVTASVFGSLLYGGLYLAASWVSRAQVGLGDVRLAAILGVGLGALGPVPLTIGILAPYVLATPLAVALMLRGGTVVTSIPFGPFMVTAAVLAALQ
- a CDS encoding winged helix-turn-helix transcriptional regulator, with product MNVRDFDDVFDLVHRRCTLEILTALESGHARWTALLHDITPRPHSKTFGDAIRHLVLDGYVRQQADAHGAYYELTESGTALIAIVRDFVDHLEQWRILLADGYLAA
- a CDS encoding VMAP-C domain-containing protein; translated protein: MLAVWLQHDTGGGDRPLRTGDGEPLGLDELPGKLSELLRELASASLEALGELTIEFVLPDELLSHPVDQWEVTPMGFSRELGMEYPVVVRSLERVRNSLTRGRWRRRWSWLQRNGAHDSAVQWLHLGAVDQASRSTNVRPKGLEPQPSDPKHSRSKMDLPPFDLWKRSSSRRIQALFSARVAPLLLPRLTHSALDNMSRHPSGVRVHRRAHVTQAQSHTPNNSGKSPIGVVQHVTRPATPN
- a CDS encoding helix-turn-helix domain-containing protein, whose protein sequence is MDETFGELLRAHRHEAGLTQEGLAERSSLSAQAIGSLERGDRRFPRRETVLRLARALRLSPDQVSVLVAATTRRAAATPPPAPVEQRTWWVAPRQLPPRLPGFTGRADLLAAVSDHLMASAGVAVVAISGMGGAGKTSAAVEIAYRVADEFPDGHLFVDLGGDVRAGDTGPSVRLALAHLLSALDLGTGPVDDVEEASARYRSGVVGRRVLLVLDNAASTAQILPLLPTGAGSAVLVTSRRNLVSLPGARHEQLGMLSEAEGVDLLARIAGRRRVEAEPDAAAAVVHRCGGLPLAVHLVGARLATRPAWTVAHVAALLADEETRLDQLEAEDVAVRVSVGGSVNHLATSADPRDREAANAYPLLGLLEGPELDVAVVGHLFGLNERAAARVLDRLADMHLVEAREPGRYRIHDLLRAYVREALSTPSHDLARSAATIRLLEFYAAAAWRAQRLLYPLSVRSTWADDRWEATSPPFHDSGEAVQWLHREHMSFIPLLTRARADATVPQELLVRLAVPLFGYYVGRGLDEDWVRACEIARDAAQEGTDRSPKPSPSWTTESRQSAATGPVTGSPRESSWWSAATPGSSQRGTARDRRCA
- a CDS encoding alpha/beta hydrolase, which encodes MKLDAVLLWVHGGGWQHVDNVDVSVFERLGMTVKHAKYRLAPHHVWPAQLDDVRAEARAAREAGKPLVLAGNSSGAHLALHVGLRGVDEPGDVAAVLAFQAPVDPVSPDWPQPLGPRSSWTKLLGRVPAADDPETIASGVLPHVGGSTPVLVVHAFDDAIIPPSQAVRLADALIAAGHPTHVTITDGGHTDFDPGRADIAGTIARFLSVRLGGTN